From Strix uralensis isolate ZFMK-TIS-50842 chromosome 1, bStrUra1, whole genome shotgun sequence, a single genomic window includes:
- the FOXQ1 gene encoding LOW QUALITY PROTEIN: forkhead box protein Q1 (The sequence of the model RefSeq protein was modified relative to this genomic sequence to represent the inferred CDS: deleted 1 base in 1 codon): MKLEVFSQHYEDKLSAGSDQEGSGSLSPAPAESELGSDGDCAANSPGGGAGRPGHPLPPPPPAPQPLPPPPPPPAESTKGKPYTRRPKPPYSYIALIAMAIRDSAGGRLTLAEINDYLMSRFPFFRGAYTGWRNSVRHNLSLNDCFVKVLRDPARPWGKDNYWMLNPSSEYTFADGVFRRRRKRLSRAAPPPPQPARPAAAPPPPPPPPQEAAGAGAASPGGSPRCCCASSPCNCAKEAAAVGGGAAAAAAAAGGGSGGAKFSSSFAIESLLRRPAGPRAAPPPPPPPPPGRLLWPAAPHLLPGPYPVLPFPSAAQPSPAAALYGGGLLQLCTYGLGEPPPLLLGGGRQALAQGEPPPAERPRAPLFPAGLPKGGRAPPPGSPLYGPLRLAGPLQPAAGASGSFQPYAVETPLA; encoded by the exons aTGAAGCTGGAGGTGTTCTCGCAGCactatgaggacaagctgagcgCCGGCAGCGACCAGGAAGGCAGCGGCTCCCTCTCCCCGGCGCCGGCTGAGAGCGAGCTGGGCTCGGACGGCGACTGCGCCGCCAACagcccgggcggcggggccgggcggccggggcaccccctcccgccgccgccccccgccccgcagccgctgccgccgccgccgccgccgccggccgagAGCACCAAGGGGAAGCCCTACACGCGGCGGCCGAAGCCGCCCTACTCCTACATCGCGCTGATCGCCATGGCTATCCGCGACTCGGCCGGCGGCCGCTTGACCCTGGCCGAGATCAACGACTACCTGATGAGCCGCTTCCCCTTCTTCCGCGGCGCCTACACCGGCTGGCGCAACTCCGTGCGCCACAACCTCTCCCTCAACGACTGCTTCGTCAAGGTGCTGCGCGACCCGGCGCGGCCCTGGGGCAAGGACAACTACTGGATGCTCAACCCCAGCAGCGAGTACACCTTCGCCGACGGCGTCTTCCGCCGCCGCCGCAAGCGCCTcagccgcgccgccccgccgccgccgcagcccgcccgccccgccgccgcccccccgccgccgccgccgccgccgcaggaGGCGGCCGGAGCGGGCGCCGCGTCCCCCGGCGGTTCCCCGCGGTGCTGCTGCGCCTCCTCGCCCTGCAACTGCGCCAAGGAGGCCGCGGcggtgggcggcggggcggcggcggcggcggcggcggcgggggggggcagcggcggcgccaAGTTCTCCAGCTCCTTCGCCATCGAAAGCCTCCtccggcggccggcggggccccgcgccgcg cccccccccccgccgccgccgccgcccggccgcctCCTCTGGCCGGCGGCCCCGCACCTGCTGCCCGGCCCCTACCCGGTGCTCCCCTTCCCGTCCGCCGCGCAGccgtcccccgccgccgccctctaCGGCGGCggcctgctgcagctctgcacctACGGGCTGGgcgagccgccgccgctgctgctggggggcGGGCGGCAAGCGCTGGCCCAGGGCGAGCCGCCGCCGGCGGAGCGGCCCCGGGCGCCGCTCTTCCCCGCCGGCCTCCCCAAGGGTgggcgggcgccgccgcccggctccccgCTCTACGGGCCCCTCCGGCTGGCCGGGCCGCTgcagccggcggcgggggccTCGGGCTCCTTCCAGCCGTACGCCGTGGAGACCCCCCTGGCTTAA